The Candidatus Micrarchaeia archaeon genome window below encodes:
- a CDS encoding DUF4209 domain-containing protein: MDTYNPKELTKKIEKILNQEYEREYPYEIEKELNNLVKIAIENNDEDNKTKILWEIDLLNRVIGHSGLYNGKEVSEISNKWKYYLENKEFKPFSNPPFCEWSSEAIDYYKIRFDKTNSSLSKARYAFAIMVFSHDKNRVEWVKKSIENWKKTAEKYVNNGKYAEFYEIPPFAYDFALGLCTSFSLEELFKEVFLSIHNSIIEIINNGENRWQLEFFIVEIKYLNKIDDETINKESTSQIKNIISEIKSRTYSQSKFHFLRTYLDLLTNYICGTEEIYEINKEIAESFILESEGQTDFGLKVSLYVQSVKKYKQMQSMFNNHLEIKKRIETLTQSINEFKKYVKYKTISAKLNLPNEEIETYFQLLKTKNEDPIKLLLSDLYFIPNYELFKTNTVKQKEEGGLLFILPVVIHRNGLPVIQYTNEEEIFKYKVRSNIQFALKLGAFMLNEILSKIEKEGSVNTYNYLIELVNSKELEDIKPTLKYGFEYIFIEPKNSIAGLHIIIPYFEEIIRRIIIKSGKVDLVLESHKEKYFRKIELGTLLVDENVKNIIGEDFQKSLKVLLTDTDQMNMRNDLLHGLVASNKITESETKFFGFCLLKLIKILHEMPDSNIQNCQHKDDNNEKSDN, encoded by the coding sequence ATGGATACATATAATCCTAAAGAATTAACTAAAAAAATTGAAAAGATTCTAAACCAAGAATACGAAAGAGAATACCCTTACGAAATTGAAAAAGAATTAAACAATTTAGTTAAAATTGCAATTGAAAATAATGATGAAGACAACAAAACCAAGATATTGTGGGAAATTGACTTATTGAATAGAGTTATTGGGCATAGTGGATTGTACAATGGGAAAGAAGTTTCTGAAATCTCAAATAAATGGAAATATTATCTTGAAAATAAGGAATTCAAACCTTTTTCAAATCCTCCATTTTGTGAATGGTCTTCAGAAGCAATTGATTATTACAAAATTAGGTTTGATAAAACAAATAGTTCTCTTTCAAAAGCAAGATATGCTTTTGCCATAATGGTTTTTAGTCATGACAAAAATAGAGTGGAATGGGTAAAAAAATCTATCGAAAATTGGAAAAAAACAGCTGAAAAATATGTAAATAATGGAAAATATGCAGAGTTTTATGAGATTCCTCCATTTGCATACGATTTTGCATTGGGGTTGTGCACATCATTTTCTTTAGAAGAATTATTTAAAGAGGTATTTCTATCTATCCATAATTCAATAATTGAAATAATTAATAATGGTGAAAATCGATGGCAATTAGAGTTTTTTATTGTCGAAATTAAATACCTAAATAAAATTGATGATGAGACTATTAATAAAGAAAGCACATCTCAAATCAAAAATATAATCTCAGAAATAAAAAGTAGAACTTATTCCCAATCTAAGTTTCATTTTTTGAGGACTTATTTAGATTTGTTAACGAATTATATTTGTGGTACCGAAGAAATATATGAAATAAATAAAGAAATAGCTGAATCATTTATATTAGAATCTGAGGGTCAAACAGATTTTGGACTCAAAGTTAGTTTGTACGTTCAGTCGGTTAAAAAATACAAACAAATGCAAAGCATGTTTAATAATCATCTGGAAATTAAAAAACGAATAGAAACTTTAACACAATCAATAAACGAATTCAAAAAATATGTTAAATATAAAACAATTAGTGCTAAGCTTAATTTACCAAATGAAGAAATTGAAACTTATTTTCAGTTGTTAAAAACTAAAAATGAGGATCCGATAAAACTTTTGTTATCCGATTTATATTTTATCCCTAATTATGAACTCTTTAAAACCAACACAGTTAAACAAAAGGAAGAAGGAGGATTGTTATTCATACTTCCTGTTGTGATCCATAGAAATGGTTTGCCGGTAATACAGTACACAAACGAGGAGGAGATTTTTAAATATAAGGTGCGAAGTAATATACAATTTGCTCTTAAGTTGGGTGCGTTTATGTTAAATGAAATATTATCAAAAATAGAAAAAGAAGGCAGCGTTAATACTTATAATTATTTAATAGAACTTGTTAATTCCAAAGAATTAGAAGATATTAAGCCTACTCTAAAATATGGTTTTGAATACATTTTTATAGAACCTAAAAATTCCATTGCTGGTTTACATATAATTATTCCTTATTTTGAAGAAATCATAAGAAGGATTATAATAAAATCTGGTAAAGTGGATCTTGTTTTAGAAAGCCATAAAGAAAAATATTTTAGAAAAATTGAATTGGGTACCTTATTAGTAGATGAAAATGTTAAAAACATCATTGGGGAAGATTTTCAAAAGTCTTTGAAAGTTTTGTTAACAGATACCGATCAAATGAATATGAGAAATGATCTTTTGCATGGTTTAGTGGCTTCTAATAAAATAACGGAGTCGGAAACCAAATTTTTTGGATTTTGTCTATTAAAATTAATTAAAATTTTACATGAGATGCCAGATTCCAACATTCAAAATTGTCAACACAAAGATGATAACAATGAGAAAAGCGATAACTGA